A window of the Trichoderma asperellum chromosome 6, complete sequence genome harbors these coding sequences:
- a CDS encoding uncharacterized protein (TransMembrane:5 (o29-49i61-82o113-134i146-165o185-205i)), with amino-acid sequence MEQPAHPYYPLGVSISNYIPNDRPLIHSLPAFGALIGAVIVSAVFLSGSGTRRHVRPIDRFAALWFALCGFLHVAFEGYYIYHRNDISGMNTLFAQLWKEYALSDSRYLTSDVFTVCVETITVFAWGPLSLLTVLCIRTNHPSRHVFQVIVCVAHLYGVALYYATNWAEQRFHSVSYSRPEFLYFWVYYVGFNAPWAVVPFLLLADSYSRIVKAFRALHEKEAQQKRE; translated from the exons ATGGAGCAGCCCGCGCATCCATACTACCCTCTTGGtgtctccatctccaactaCATCCCAAATGACCGTCCACTCATCCACTCGCTTCCTGCCTTTGGAGCTCTCATCGGCGCTGTGATAGTTTCGGCCGTCTTCCTCTCCGGCTCCGGCACCCGGCGCCATGTCCGGCCCATTGATCGGTTTGCGGCTTTATGGTTTGCTCTGT GTGGCTTTTTGCATGTAGCTTTTGAAG GATACTACATCTACCACCGTAACGACATTTCCGGCATGAACACCCTGTTCGCTCAGCTTTGGAAAGAGTACGCCCTCTCCGACTCACGCTACCTCACCTCCGACGTCTTCACCGTCTGCGTAGAAACTATTACCGTT TTTGCATGGGGCCCTCTCAGTCTCCTCACAGTCCTCTGTATCCGCACCAACCATCCGTCAAGACATGTCTTCCAGGTCATCGTCTGCGTCGCTCACCTCTATGGAGTAGCCCTCTACTACGCCACCAACTGGGCCGAGCAACGTTTTCACAGCGTGTCCTACAGTCGACCTGAATTTCTCTATTTCTGGGTCTATTATGTCGGTTTCAACGCCCCGTGGGCCGTTGTCCCTTTCC TGCTACTGGCCGACAGCTACAGTCGAATAGTGAAGGCATTTCGAGCGCTGCATGAAAAGGAAGCTCAGCAGAAGAGGGAGTGA
- a CDS encoding uncharacterized protein (EggNog:ENOG41) translates to MSQTCGWREGLGVQSPDVVEQTLGLRWNEGGSLILSVHVFKSANLPGSLHLSTSSINFFLLSKMKTLTVTSGLVALLPAVLACGSDNSCYGPTNTVEHVRHVKRIQPGAPNARYGPKAPLEWGQLNFLHTTDSHGWLEGHLKEQNYGADWGDFATFSRRMKQSARDMDVDLLLVDTGDLHDGNGLSDVTKVDGTKSMPIFNEIEYDLLTIGNHELYMSEVSYEMFNVWAKKWGERYVTSNVKVLNRTSGKYEYVGATHRYFKTEKGLRVMAFGVLFDFSGNSNASQVIKAQDMIKEPWFTQALATSEPIDVFILLGHNPVSQKDPQTTFKVVFNEIRKHHPATPIQILGGHSHVRDFAVYDDSSVALESGRYCETLGWLSMSGFSSSNSGFSGPENPKGVANPTRPARPGAKSPFVYSRRYLDWNRQTFIYHTKQTDKTFDQAAGLRTTGEITKVRQELKLGQVFGCAPQMWCISCVAFDDPSNIFPGVIVPAVSTIVVNKAREHKSRIIIGNTKGVRFDIHKGPFTYDDNFIVSYYRDIFFYIPDVPYALAKTVLPRLNKPSLAMRDDDLATMPNLRDSCTDPSLGYLTRREMRQNHGVVHRQEAVTSGYVTTDDWGTDGDDTTHTKIPDYQLPRYWQAQANWPKGKDPEFVDLIFYDFLQKSILTYLGANYTAAMVECYIDCNFSSQDFLLPYVKLMWQKNIDDCPIES, encoded by the exons ATGTCCCAGACCTGTGGCTGGCGGGAGGGACTTGGCGTGCAGAGTCCGGATGTGGTTGAACAGACTCTTGGTTTGCGATGGAACGAGGGCGGGTCGCTAATTCTATCCGTGCATGTATTTAAATCTGCCAACCTGCCTGGTAGCCTTCATTTATCTACATCATCCATCAATTTCTTCTTATTGAGCAAAATGAAGACTCTCACCGTCACCAGCGGGCTCGTGGCTTTGCTTCCCGCGGTGCTGGCTTGCGGGAGCGACAATTCGTGCTATGGCCCGACGAACACGGTTGAACATGTTCGCCATGTCAAGCGCATTCAACCTGGGGCTCCAAACGCTAGATATGGCCCCAAAGCGCCTCTTGAATGGGGGCAGCTCAACTTTCTCCACACG ACTGATTCGCATGGCTGGCTTGAGGGCCATCTGAAAGAGCAAAACTATGGCGCCGACTGGGGTGACTTTGCCACCTTTTCGCGTCGCATGAAGCAGTCGGCTCGTGACATGGACGTTGACCTGCTGCTGGTCGATACGGGCGATCTCCACGATGGCAACGGCCTTTCAGATGTCACTAAAGTTGATGGCACCAAGTCGATGCCCATCTTCAACGAGATTGAATACGACCTGCTAACCATTGGTAACCACGAATTGTACATGTCTGAGGTATCTTATGAAATGTTCAACGTCTGGGCAAAGAAATGGGGCGAGCGATATGTCACCTCCAACGTCAAGGTCCTAAACAGGACCTCTGGGAAATACGAGTACGTTGGCGCCACGCACCGCTATTTCAAGACCGAAAAGGGGCTCCGCGTCATGGCCTTTGGCGTTTTGTTCGATTTCAGTGGCAACTCCAATGCCTCGCAGGTGATTAAAGCGCAGGACATGATCAAAGAGCCGTGGTTCACTCAAGCTCTTGCAACCAGCGAGCCTATTGACGTCTTTATTCTCCTTGGCCATAACCCTGTGAGTCAAAAAGATCCGCAAACTACTTTCAAGGTTGTCTTCAACGAGATCCGCAAGCATCATCCCGCCACTCCTATTCAGATCCTCGGCGGCCACTCCCATGTTCGCGATTTTGCTGTCTACGACGATAGCTCCGTGGCGCTTGAGTCTGGCCGCTACTGCGAGACGCTGGGGTGGCTATCAATGAGCGGtttcagctcctccaacAGCGGCTTTTCAGGTCCTGAGAATCCAAAAGGCGTGGCCAATCCGACCAGACCAGCACGGCCAGGCGCGAAGTCTCCCTTTGTGTATTCCCGCCGGTATCTTGATTGGAATCGGCAGACGTTCATCTACCATACCAAGCAGACGGATAAGACCTTTGACCAAGCCGCTGGTCTGCGCACCACTGGCGAAATCACAAAAGTGCGTCAAGAGCTCAAGCTGGGCCAAGTATTCGGCTGTGCGCCTCAGATGTGGTGCATCTCCTGTGTGGCTTTTGATGACCCGTCCAACATCTTTCCCGGCGTCATTGTGCCCGCTGTTTCTACCATTGTTGTCAACAAAGCGCGCGAGCACAAGTCCCGTATTATCATTGGCAATACGAAGGGAGTCCGCTTCGATATTCACAAGGGGCCGTTTACATACGATGACAATTTTATCGTTTCCTATTACCGAGACATCTTCTTTTACATACCTGATGTGCCTTATGCTTTGGCCAAGACCGTTCTGCCAAG ACTCAACAAACCCTCCCTCGCCATGCGTGATGATGATCTCGCCACTATGCCCAACCTCCGCGACTCCTGTACCGACCCCTCTCTGGGCTATTTGACTCGACGCGAAATGCGACAAAACCACGGGGTTGTTCACCGCCAGGAGGCCGTCACTTCAGGCTACGTCACTACAGACGACTGGGGCACTGACGGCGATGATACGACACACACCAAGATCCCAGATTATCAGTTGCCCAGGTACTGGCAGGCTCAGGCAAACTGGCCCAAGGGCAAAGACCCTGAGTTTGTGGATCTGATCTTTTACGACTT TCTCCAGAAGTCCATCTTGACCTATCTTGGCGCCAATTACACTGCTGCCATGGTAGAATGCTACATTGACTGTAACTTTAGCTCACAAG ACTTTTTGCTGCCATATGTAAAGCTCATGTGGCAAAAGAATATCGATGACTGCCCCATTGAATCATGA
- a CDS encoding uncharacterized protein (BUSCO:EOG092D40PM) yields the protein MSYYFAIVGTQDNPLFEYEFGTSKQGGDGQSRFTEQVRHLNQFILHSSLDIAEEVQWSHGQMYLKCIDKFFNNYISCFVTGGNVKFLLLHQPTTPTSTATSRSSTAIGANPTSPATEEAIKMFFTEVYDNWVKAIMNPFYKVNMEVRSPIFRARVAAAGRKYL from the exons ATGAGTTACTACTTTGCCATTGTCGGCACCCAGGACAATCCCCTGTTCGAGTACGAGTTCGGCACCTCGAAgcaaggcggcgatggcCAGTCCCGCTTCACCGAGCAAGTGCGACACCTGAACCAGTTCATCCTTCACTCGAGCCTGGATATCGCCGAGGAAGTCCAATGGTCGCATGGTCAGAT GTACCTGAAGTGCATCGACAAATTCTTCAACAACTACATCTCCTGCTTCGTCACCGGCGGCAACGTCAAGTTCCTCCTGCTACATCAGCCCACCACCCCGACCTCAACGGCAACTTCTAGATCGTCGACCGCTATCGGCGCCAATCCGACGAGTCCAGCGACCGAAGAGGCAATCAAGATGTTCTTTACAGAAGTTTACGACAACTGGGTTAAAGCGATTATGAATCCGTTTTACAAGGTGAACATGGAAGTACGGAGTCCCATCTTTAGAGCAAGGGTAGCAGCTGCTGGACGGAAATACCTgtaa
- a CDS encoding uncharacterized protein (EggNog:ENOG41~TransMembrane:1 (i36-57o)) translates to MMFPVEVLKLSYFSTAADQALVYLSSFRSANHLQTFGRLISLFAFVLVLFLLLSFIMQLGAPLETPEVAALLHHGGTNYIELIKTNLQFLYGRDVPIEILSQVTPPDTWQITVLKTEDGVRTVAIAESGQGLTNALKQAHYQSGQLLAEFACDPTKDNSTLGRREELQIEIATSVANFATGRNDDNKDGKAAEKAPEDPVWQAAFDNARRMMGPNNGDPPRMLAADIRWVNELNRKKLDEFYAKRPDLIPAGVKDFRPTYTLLPEPAESGHPHSAGDSWHNRPRTIADQDIQVTGTTAREAKAAPSAAAESSAQGAASAAAAPISPREEASKSYKEALMERMHSQAAARRMAPNKQRHGIVLYIHLSGCGEAVVADECQLSVKAVESRVRYLMRMHGRALFGEANASKMPAIMFTPGNATKYNVLVKGMRVGDAVAILGPQFGDDLEAMAESVQAERPVKLQIELLWNGEYIPGLDRAALSPTAAVTAKAAEASKAAADAAAAATAGVAEAEAAS, encoded by the exons ATGATGTTTCCCGTCGAGGTGTTGAAGCTTTCTTACTTCTCTACCGCTGCAGACCAGGCACTCGTTTACTTGTCGAGTTTCCGTTCAGCAAACCATCTTCAGACTTTTGGTCGACTCATATCCTTGTTTGCTTTCGTCCTTGTTCTGTTTCTTCTGCTATCTTTCATCATGCAGCTCGGTGCTCCTCTTGAGACTCCTGAGGTGGCTGCTCTTTTGCATCATGGAGGCACCAATTACATCGAATTGATCAAGA CCAACCTTCAATTCCTCTATGGCAGAGACGTCCCCATTGAGATCCTATCCCAGGTCACGCCCCCCGACACTTGGCAAATCACCGTCCTCAAGACCGAGGACGGCGTCCGCACAGTTGCCATTGCTGAATCTGGCCAAGGCCTCACCAATGCCCTCAAGCAAGCCCACTACCAATCTGGCCAGCTGCTTGCCGAGTTCGCGTGTGATCCCACAAAGGACAATTCCACCCTGGGCAGGCGCGAGGAGCTCCAGATTGAGATTGCGACCTCGGTGGCCAATTTTGCCACGGGCAGAAACGACGACAACAAGGAcggcaaggctgccgagaAGGCCCCTGAGGATCCTGTCTGGCAGGCGGCGTTCGACAATGCGCGGCGCATGATGGGCCCGAACAATGGCGACCCTCCGCGGATGCTTGCTGCCGACATTCGCTGGGTGAACGAGCTGAACCGGAAGAAGCTCGATGAATTCTACGCCAAACGGCCGGATCTCATTCCTGCGGGCGTTAAAGACTTCCGTCCTACGTATACTCTCTTGCCAGAGCCCGCCGAATCGGGGCATCCGCACTCTGCAGGCGACTCCTGGCACAATCGGCCGCGGACCATCGCCGACCAGGACATCCAGGTCACCGGCACGACGGCCAGAGAGGCCAAAGCGGctccatctgctgctgccgagtcCTCTGCCCAGGGCGCTGCttccgccgccgctgccccCATATCGCCGAGGGAGGAGGCTTCAAAGTCGTACAAGGAGGCGCTCATGGAGCGGATGCACTCACAGGCCGCTGCCAGGCGCATGGCCCCGAACAAGCAGCGCCACGGCATCGTCCTGTACATCCATCTGagcggctgcggcgaggCCGTCGTTGCGGACGAGTGCCAGCTCAGCGTCAAGGCGGTCGAGAGCCGCGTGCGGTACCTGATGCGCATGCACGGCAGGGCGCTCTTTGGCGAGGCCAACGCGAGCAAGATGCCCGCCATCATGTTTACCCCTGGAAACGCCACAAAGTACAATGTGCTGGTCAAGGGGATGCGCGTCGGCGACGCTGTGGCGATCCTTGGGCCGCAGTTTGGGGATGACTTGGAGGCTATGGCGGAGAGTGTCCAGGCGGAGAGGCCGGTGAAGCTTCAGATTGAGCTGTTGTGGAATGGAGAGTATATTCCGGGGCTTGATAGGGCTGCTCTGAGTCCTACTGCGGCGGTCacggccaaggctgctgaggcttctaaagctgcggctgatgctgctgcggctgctactgctggtgttgccgaggctgaggctgctaGCTAG
- a CDS encoding uncharacterized protein (EggNog:ENOG41), translated as MRRLPAWFVRSGTSTGLLFHRASLPPIHGQWQPILAPAMGSPDPVYGRQLNGMGSGISSTSKVVVIGPPPSGSRPASGHGSEVGPGVDAEFTFVQVGIRDGSLDLAGTCGNMSAIVGPAAWDMGIVPPSRIPSLVSYDEGTHSRWATLRILNTNTSKIVVSRFKLEGDPPMYNPQGNYSMDGVPGTQSPITLSFLDPAGAKTGKALPTGNPIDELTLADGSTVKVSLVDVSNPGVFITTSSLGLDDATAANLTPAIVEADGALKTRLEEIRRAGASAMGLDPKIESVPKVVMLLPPRARKSSQIDIQCLAMSMGQAHKAAPLTLSLCLGAASQLDGTIAAGLIGGEKKDVIRIGHPSGVVDVGTAVRNGKIEEAKLLRTARVLMKGDVFY; from the coding sequence ATGCGCCGCCTCCCTGCCTGGTTCGTCCGCAGCGGCACCTCCAccggcctcctcttccatcgcgcttctctccctcccatCCACGGCCAGTGGCAGCCCATCCTCGCTCCTGCAATGGGCTCTCCAGACCCGGTCTACGGTCGCCAGCTCAACGGCATGGGCTCCGgcatctcctccacctccaaaGTCGTTGTCATTGGTCCTCCTCCGTCCGGCTCCCGCCCAGCCTCCGGCCATGGCTCCGAGGTGGGGCCGGGCGTGGACGCCGAATTCACGTTTGTCCAGGTCGGCATCCGAGACGGCTCTCTGGATCTCGCCGGCACATGCGGCAACATGTCGGCCATCGTCGGCCCTGCCGCCTGGGACATGGGCATCGTGCCGCCGTCTCGCATCCCGTCTCTCGTGTCCTACGACGAGGGCACTCACTCGCGCTGGGCAACTCTCCGCATCCTCAACACAAACACTTCCAAGATTGTCGTCTCTCGCTTCAAGCTCGAAGGCGACCCTCCCATGTACAACCCACAAGGGAACTACTCCATGGACGGCGTCCCCGGCACGCAATCCCCCATCACGCTCAGCTTCTTGGATCCCGCGGGTGCAAAGACAGGAAAGGCTTTGCCCACGGGGAATCCCATTGACGAATTAACACTTGCCGATGGAAGCACTGTCAAGGTCTCGCTAGTAGATGTCAGCAACCCTGGCGTCTTCATTACAACTTCAAGTCTCGGCCTCGACGATGCCACAGCCGCAAATCTCACCCCTGCCATAGTTGAAGCAGATGGCGCCCTCAAAACCCGCCTCGAAGAGATCCGCCGAGCCGGCGCCTCAGCAATGGGCCTCGATCCTAAGATTGAGAGTGTCCCCAAGGTCGTCATGTTATTGCCCCCCCGCGCCAGGAAGTCTTCCCAGATCGACATCCAGTGCCTCGCCATGTCCATGGGCCAGGCACACAAGGCCGCTCCCCTGACGTTATCGCTGTGTCTGGGTGCGGCATCGCAGCTTGACGGGACGATTGCCGCGGGGCTCATAggtggagagaagaaggatgttATCAGGATTGGGCATCCGAGCGGCGTGGTGGACGTGGGTACGGCAGTGAGAAATGGCAAGATTGAAGAGGCGAAACTGCTACGGACGGCGCGAGTGTTGATGAAAGGAGATGTATTTTATTGA
- a CDS encoding mitochondrial 54S ribosomal protein mL60 (EggNog:ENOG41~BUSCO:EOG092D4Q0H): MFGPFRATNPLSGGLLWKIPWRLSKFQKRRHRLRLRAVDSVVATLDAALAKRGQTLEAIERWKAEMPTEEEMLPKDKYTMFDRKEKKYRKGIHKLPKWTRVSQRINPPGY; the protein is encoded by the exons ATGTTCGGCCCATTCCGCGCTACGAACCCGCTCTCGGGTGGTCTTTTGTGGAAGATCCCCTGGAGGCTGTCGAAATTCCAGAAGAGACGACACAGGCTGCGACTGCGGGCGGTGGATAGCGTTGTAGCGACGCTGGACGCTGCGCTGGCGAAGAGGGGACAGACTTTGGAGGCCATTGAGCGGTGGAAGGCTGAGATGCCgaccgaggaggagatgctgCCGAAGGATAAATATACCATGTTTGAtcggaaggagaagaagtacCGAAAGGGCATTCACA AACTGCCAAAGTGGACGAGAGTCTCACAGAGAATCAACCCTCCTGGATACTAA
- a CDS encoding uncharacterized protein (EggNog:ENOG41) yields the protein MTTQQQRQKDLEELEQLNLKYLNSDQNSDVATYDTFLDPNFTASLQDTKLYSREEFLDMISKPRPFTELSCHDVNIGLFGDGSVALVRAKMSFRNLEGKVCYGRYTDEYQRQNGKWVCIGANVICNEN from the coding sequence ATGACAACCCAGCAACAGCGACAGAAGGATCTTGAGGAGCTTGAGCAGCTGAACCTGAAATACCTAAACAGCGACCAAAATTCCGATGTTGCAACTTATGACACGTTCCTTGATCCGAATTTTACGGCTAGCCTTCAAGACACGAAACTGTACTCTCGAGAGGAATTTCTCGATATGATCTCGAAGCCGCGGCCGTTCACTGAGCTGTCGTGCCACGACGTCAACATTGGCTTGTTTGGCGACGGGAGCGTAGCGCTGGTCAGGGCGAAAATGAGCTTCCGCAATCTAGAGGGCAAGGTGTGCTACGGAAGATACACGGACGAATACCAGCGTCAGAATGGAAAATGGGTCTGCATAGGGGCTAATGTCATCTGCAACGAGAACTAA
- a CDS encoding uncharacterized protein (EggNog:ENOG41): protein MTRNPESRRARELAALPGVELFKGSFANEVDLTNGFKGCDGAYVNIDGFNCGEKAEIFWGMRAYEIALDAGIKFYVWGNLDYTLKKANWDPKFRCGHYDGKGRVGEWILQQQTSKMGVALLTTGPYIDMTLAPLTIMTPRVIEGVVTWAVPLGLGEVAHVALSDCGIYARWIFDNPGRANGLDLEVAISHISYKELAAAFTKVTGRPAQYIDVPFGKYFQDFASLGSVGSILRIPNMSIWTKLKFGLQFSTSRPSAYNSDPTDPSVMTFEQNFTGFWHIWRETQGNNGVITINYKLLDEIHPNRIRSAEEWFRKEAERGDLWERVHNMAPILKWSEDGAAGSL, encoded by the exons ATGACTCGAAACCCAGAGAGCCGACGAGCTAGAGAACTTGCTGCGTTGCCTGGCGTGGAGCTGTTCAAAGGCTCATTTGCCAACGAAGTTGATCTTACGAATGGATTCAAGGGCTGCGATGGTGCT TACGTCAACATTGACGGTTTCAATTGCGGCGAAAAAGCGGAAATCTTCTGGGGCATGCGTGCTTATGAAATAGCCCTAGATGCTGGTATAAAATTTTATGTCTGGGGAAACCTTGACTACACTTTGAAAAAGGCCAACTGGGATCCCAAATTCCGCTGTGGACACTACGATGGCAAGGGCAGAGTTGGGG AATGGATCTTGCAGCAACAGACCTCAAAGATGGGTGTTGCTCTTTTAACAACTGG TCCGTACATTGACATGACTCTTGCACCTCTTACAATCATGACCCCGAGAGTCATTGAAGGTGTTGTGACGTGGGCAGTTCCATTGG GTCTCGGAGAAGTTGCCCACGTAGCTCTTTCGGATTGCGGCATTTACGCTCGATGGATATTCGATAACCCAGGCCGCGCCAATGGCCTTGACCTCGAAGTAGCCATTTCTCACATCTCATACAAAGAGTTGGCTGCAGCCTTCACAAAGGTGACCGGAAGACCAGCGCAATACATTGACGTACCCTTTGGAAAGTATTTCCAGGATTTTGCATCGCTTGGCTCGGTGGGATCTATTTTGAGGATCCCCAATATGAGTATTTGGACAAAACTCAAATTTGGCCTCCAATTTTCTACCTCAAGGCCCTCTGCATATAATAGCGACCCCACCGACCCAAGTGTAATGACTTTTGAACAGAACTTTACTGGCTTCTGGCACATTTGGAGAGAAACTCAAGGCAACAATGGTGTTATTACAATAAATTACAAACTTCTTGACGAAATTCACCCTAATCGGATCAGGAGCGCAGAAGAGTGGTTTAGGAAAGAGGCAGAACGGGGGGATTTGTGGGAGAGAGTACATAATATGGCTCCAATTTTGAAATGGAGTGAAGATGGTGCTGCCGGTAGTTTGTAA
- the CBP20 gene encoding Nuclear cap-binding protein subunit 2 — MRTEVGSTVERLDRPSAYYLSRNKRRRDRDDNAEEPAEPAVDPLANATTLYVGNLSFYTTEEQVHELFSKCGEIKRLVMGLDRFNKTPCGFCFVEYYTHQDALDCMKYIGGTKLDERIIRTDLDPGFEEGRQFGRGKSGGQVRDEYREDYDEGRGGMGRALQAERSRNFDDESRYSR; from the exons ATGCGTACCGAAGTTGGAAGCACCGTCGAGCGGCTCGACAGGCCGAGTGCCTACTATCTCAGCAGA AATAAGCGCAGACGCGACCGAGATGACAACGCTGAGGAGCCCGCGGAGCCCGCCGTCGATCCTCTTGCCAACGCGACGACTCTCTACGTCGGTAACCT GTCATTTTACACCACAGAAGAGCAGGTCCACGAGCTCTTCTCCAAGTGCGGCGAGATCAAGCGTCTCGTCATGGGCCTCGACCGATTCAACAAGACCCCCTGCGGCTTCTGCTTCGTCGAATACTACACCCACCAGGACGCTCTCGACTGCATGAAGTACATCGGTGGCACGAAGCTGGACGAGCGTATCATCCGTACAGACCTGGACCCGGGctttgaagaaggaagacaGTTTGGCCGAGGCAAGTCAGGTGGCCAGGTCAGAGACGAATACCGCGAGGATTACGACGAGGGCCGAGGCGGCATGGGCAGAGCGCTGCAGGCCGAGAGATCGCGAAACTTTGACGACGAGAGTCGGTATAGCAGATGA
- a CDS encoding uncharacterized protein (EggNog:ENOG41) gives MESQSSNSSQDSQDSTLTITDENRREILYFAYGSNLSTEQMRERCPYSTAVGLGKMTGWKWIINRRGYANIVKLGEEDEDAEMREEDEEEDSEEDSEEEEEEEEEVKEQKGKGVMQTNGQEVSEVYGMLYLLPTEDEERLDRYEGVPWAYEKAYLEADWVSHTQAISTNGGTFVREELTPVKVLVYIDRKRTREGKPKEEYVGRMERGVRDAVANWGMSEEYAERVMRRFWVDG, from the coding sequence ATGGAGTCTcagagcagcaatagcagccAGGATTCCCAAGACAGCACCCTTACTATTACAGACGAGAACAGAAGAGAGATTCTGTATTTTGCCTATGGAAGCAATTTGTCTACAGAGCAGATGCGGGAGAGATGCCCTTACTCGACAGCCGTTGGGTTGGGGAAGATGACGGGGTGGAAGTGGATCATTAACAGAAGGGGATATGCAAACATTGTGAagctgggagaagaagacgaagacgctgaaatgagagaagaggatgaagaagaagacagcgaagaagacagcgaagaagaagaagaagaagaagaagaagtcaagGAGCAAAAGGGCAAAGGCGTAATGCAAACCAATGGCCAAGAAGTGAGCGAAGTATACGGCATGCTCTATCTCCTCCCGacagaagacgaagagcgcCTAGACAGATACGAGGGCGTTCCGTGGGCCTACGAAAAGGCCTATCTCGAAGCTGACTGGGTGAGCCACACACAGGCCATCAGCACAAACGGCGGGACCTTTGTCAGGGAGGAATTGACGCCGGTCAAGGTGCTGGTTTACATTGACCGCAAGCGCACCAGAGAGGGGAAGCCCAAGGAGGAATACGTggggaggatggagagggggGTTCGGGATGCGGTGGCGAATTGGGGGATGAGCGAGGAGTATGCGGAGCGGGTGATGAGGAGGTTTTGGGTGGATGGGTGA